The genomic region AGATGCTAGGCATCGGCCTGCGATGTGTGCTTTTCGCACATGAGCAGGCCGATAACAACGCAGATGTGGCACTGCTGGACAGTTACCATTTAATTAACCATCTTCAGCTCAAGGCTAATGAAGCAGTTGCGAAATGATTTGTGCCAATAATTCTGTGCCTTTCGGCTCCGTTCAGGGAACGACTTCACTCTACTTGTTCCCTGAACGGAGCCGAAGGGGAGGGGGAAACAGACGCTGTGTTGGGTGCCCAATTAATGTGGTCATAAATAAGATAGTTGGCGAACGATAATGATTATTGATTGACAAGATTGAGTTGATGCAGGTACAAAAAATGAGGAGGAATTCATTTTTTGCGGGAGACCTCCTGCTTGAGAGAACAGGACGCTTCCTGGTGTTGTGAATAGGCACTCTTGATAAGTTCATGGTTTCAAGCAGGAAACGGGTGCTCACACGGAGGGATGTACCCTTGGTCTCTTCACTCAACACAAAGGAGGAAGGAGATGAAACGAAAAATTGCGGTAGGGTGTCTGGTTGTCTTCAGTTTTGGTCTTGCGGCAGTGGCTGTTGCGGGGACGGGGGTCTTTCAGGTGGATAAGGAATTTTATCCCTATTATCCGTCGCTCTTGAAGTGGAATAAATCCAGTGTCAATTTCACCCCGCCGGAGACATGCGGCGAGTGTCACGAGAAGCAGTACAAGGAGTGGACCGGTTCTGTCCATGCGCTGGCTCTCAAGGATCCGATCTATCAGGGAGAGCTGAACAAGGCGTTTAAGGCTGTCGGTCATGAGATCAGCCGTCAATGTGAAGGCTGTCATTCGCCAGCGGGTGTGGTCACGGGCGAGATTAAGGGGCCTGGCCTCAAGGAACTCAGTCCCATGGCGATGGCTGGCGTCTCCTGCGATATCTGTCACTCAGTCAGTGGCGTCACTCATTGGCAGACGCCGTCTCATGAGCCGGAAAACGGCTCTTTGATCCTAACGCCCGGAGTCGATGGCAAGGACGGCCCGGTGCGGATCAAACGTGGACCGATTAAACCTGCTGATGGTTGCGGTGATGGGTTTCATGAGTGTGAAGAATCGCCTTTGCATCTTCGGGCTGAACTCTGCGCCGGGTGCCACCAAGTGTATCATCATGATAAGCATTTCCCTCTCGAGGCAACGTACCTGGAGTGGAAACATGGCCCATACGCCCAGAATGAGATCCTGTGTCAGGACTGTCACATGGTCGACACCAAGACCTTTCTCCGCTCAGCGGACACCTTTCAGAAGCCGACCCGTGAAGAGTATCACCATTACTTCAATGGCGCCAATTACCTGCTCTACTCCCTTGCCTCCGGAGCGGCCAAGAAGGCAGGTGATCAGGAGCTTGCCGACAACCTCACCGAGAAATATCAGATGGCGGTTGATCGTCTGAAGGCCGCTGCCGATCTTGAGATTACGCCAGTTTATAACAATAATATCCTTGCCGAGGTTAAAGTCCGGGTGAAGAATATCCGGGCGGGACATAATCTTCCCACCTCTCTCACTAATATTCGACAGATGTGGCTTGAAATTACGGCCTGGGATGAAAAGGGGAATATCTTGTTTACCAGCGGCGGGTTAGATGGCCAGGGGGCGTTGCCGGAAAATGTTCGGGTGTTCAACTCCGATGGTATGGGCAGTGATTTTCATTTTGCTGTTGATCCCTGGGTGGTTACCGCCTTTTCCAGGCATGACACTATCCCGCCTAAGGGGCATAAGGATGTGTATTACGGGATCAATGCGCCTGAAGGAGTCAAAGCTGTCAAAGTCGAGGCCAAGCTACGCTACCGTCAGGCCGATCAGAAGATTGCCGAAGCCTTGCTGGGCGCTGTGCCCAAGGATATCAATCTTGCCGAAGTCTATGGTCTGACCTCGGTGCCGACCCTGCCAGTAATTGATATGGTGGTGAAGGATGTAGGTCTTGACGCAGTTAAGAAATAATCGTACCTATGAAAGCAATATCGGGTGAGAACGGTGCAGGTGCCGTTCTCACCCAGTCTGAAGATTACTTTAAGAGTATCAAGCAAGGGGGGAATGGAGCATGGGGGCATTAGAGAAATATTCAGATAAGGCGATTGAACTGTTCCTGACATACGCGCCTAAATTGGTGCTGGCGATCGCCACTCTGGTTATCGGGCTCTGGATTATCGGCACTGTCGTAACTATTACTCAAAAAGCCCTTGAAAAATCGAAGACTGACAAAACCTTGGTGCCGTTTATTACCAGTCTGACCTCATTGCTGCTCAAGATGTTATTGTTTATCAGTGTCGCTTCAATGGTCGGAATTGCCACCACCTCTTTTGTTGCTGTTCTTGGTGCGGCAGGACTTGCCATTGGACTCGCGCTGCAAGGAAGTCTGGCGAATTTTGCCGGCGGTGTCTTGATTCTTGTCTTCAAACCTTATGCTGTTGGCGATTTGGTTGAAGCTCAGGGGCATATTGGTGTGGTCAAGGAGTTGCAGATCTTTAATACCATTTTGCTGACAGCAAATAACCGGAGGATTATAATTCCCAATGGCGCAATGTCAAACGGTAGTATTACCAACTATTCCTCAGAAGGAAAGTTGAGGGTTGATCTGACTTTTGGCATTGCTTATGACTCAGATGTACAAAAAGCCAAAACCCTGCTTATGGACCTGGTGATAGCAGATCCTCGGGTGTTAAAAACGCCCGCCCCTCAGGTCGCGGTTTCGGCGTTGGCAGATAGTTCAGTCAATATCGTGGTTCGACCGTGGTGCGATTTCAAGGATTATTGGGACGTGTATTTTGATACCACTGAAAAGGCTAAATCTGTTCTAGAAGGCAATGGCATCTCCATTCCGTTTCCCCAGCGGGATGTTCATCTTCATCAGGTTTCGGCTTGACCCCTGTGCCTGTTTGGTCGGAGGGGGCAGCTCCTTTGGGCTTGTGCTGTAATTGTTAGAGCTGGAATTTGTTAAAGCCCCTCTGGCGGGAAGGTCACGACCTGATTGATATTTGTGGCCCCGGTCAGCAGCATGACCAGGCGGTCGATGCCGAGGGCAATGCCGGCGGCAGGTGGCATCCGGCAGAGATCGGTAAGGAACGGCTCAGGCATGGGGGGCGGTACTCTGCCTTGGCTGTGGATGTGATCCTGCTCAACTTCAAAACGATGCCGTTGTTCTCTCGCATCGGTCAATTCAGTAAATCCGTTGGCTAATTCCACACCGTTATAATAAAGCTCAAATCGTTGAGCGATCTCTGGATTGTCCGGGTGGAGTGATGCCAGGGAGGCTTGACTGGCCGGATAGTCGCAGAGAAAGACCGGGAAGCCATGTCCCAGCCGGGGTTCGACCGAGCAGACCAGGACCTCTTCGAAACACCCTTGTGCCATGGCCTCTGTCAGAGATATCGGGGCATAGAGTCGAAATGCCTCGGCCAGAGTAAGCCGGGGCCAGGGTGGTGTAAGGTCAATTGGCTGGCCAGCGTCTAGTTGGGCAAGCCGTCTGCCGGCGTTCAGCGCGGCAAACAATCCCTCGCAGTCGGTCATCAGGTCGCGGTAATCGGCACCTGCACGATACCACTCAAGCATGGTCATCTCAGGCAGGTGGCGGTCTCCCCGTTCGTGACGGCGAAAGCACTTGCAGATTTGAAAAATTTGAGGGCAGCCCCCGGCAAGGAGGCGCTTCATGCAAAGCTCGGGCGAGGTTTGTAGGTACCAGTCGCCTGAGGGCTCCGGTTCGATATGGGCCTCCGGAGCCGGGGCTGGAATCCGGATCGGGGTTTCTACTTCCAGAAAGCCGTGATCAATAAAAAAAGAGCGTACCGCCTGGATGATGGCAGCACGCTCTTTTAACATTGCGAGACGACTGAGGGGGGTGGAGTTCGTTGTGGTCAAGGATAAATGGGGTGTTGGGTGCCGGCAGGCAAGAGATCTATTCTTTGACCCGGGTCATGTATTCACCGGTACGGGTATCAATCTGAATAAGATCTCCCTCGTTGACAAAAGGAGGCACTTGCAGCTCGTAACCGGTCTCAATAGTAACGGGCTTGGTGTCGGTGCCGGAGGTGTCTCCCTTGGCCCAAGGATCGGCCTTGATTACTCGCAGGGCTACCGAAATCGGCAGGGTGACACCGATGGGAGCGCCTTGGAACAGTAGAACCTGGGCGTCCATGTTATCGACCATGAAGTTGATGCAATCTCCCAGCTGCTCACGGGTGATGTGGATCTGTTCGAAGCTCTGGTTGTCCATGAAGACGAACTCTTCACCTTGGGAGTAGAGGTATTGCATGTTCCGTTCTTCAAGGTCGGCCTTTTTGAATTTGTCGTTGGAACGAAAGGTTCGTTCCAGCATGTTGCCGTTGACCATGTTGCGCATCTTGGTGCGGTATAGGGCCTGGCCTTTGCCTGGCTTGGCGAATTGGAAGTCGGTGATGATATACGGATTGCCGTCTATCTCGAGTTTAAGGCCTTTTTTCAGGTCCGCGGCGGTATACATTGACGTAGTCTCCAGATGATAGGGTAAAAGTTTTTGGCCTTTTACCTCGAAACGGGGCTTTTTTCAAGGTCAAAGGCAATGGTCGTGTTGCTTGCGCCTGTTAGCCAAGGGTACGTGAAGCTACCTCGTACACTCCCTTGGAGAGGCCAGGGTGGGCTAGAATCCGCTGGAGTTGGCTTTGGATTAAGGCTTGACGACTTGCTATGTGCCGTCGCCAGGGAGCAAATTTTCCGGTTAAACGGGCGGCAATGTGGGGGTTGATAGGGTCGAGGGTTAGGATCTGGTCTGCCAGAAACTGATATCCAGTCCCGGATTGATCATGGAAGCAGACTTGATTGGTGGCGAAGGCCCCGATTAAGGCTCGAACCTTGTTGGGGTTCTTGATGTCGAAGGCTTCGTGCAGGAGAAGGTCCTTGACTCGATTGAGGGCGCCGGGCAAAGGAACTGTGGCCTGGAGGGCAAACCATTTGTCCAGGACCAGGGTCTCTTTCTGCCACTTTTGATAAAAGACCTCCAGCGCCAGGTCCGCGGCAGTGTCTCCCGTATGGATTAAGGCGTTCAGTGAGGCTATCTGGTCGGTCATGTTGTCTGCCGAGTGAAATTGCCTAAGGCAGAGTTCGATTGCATTGAGATCAGGCGCGGCCAAGAGATAATGCAGACAGAGATTTTTCAGGCGGCGCGGACCGGCAAGGCTTGGGTCATAATGTGAGGAAGTCGGGGTCTGGTTTGCTTCATAGGTGTCGAGCCAGAGACCCCGTAGCCGAGCGCCTAACTCTCGGCGTAGAAATTCGCGGGCGCCGTGGATAGCGTCGACATCAATCTCAGTAACCAGTTCTGCCAGATACTCTTCGCTGGGCAGGGTCAGGGTCTGGGCGATAAAAGATTTGTCGTGATGAAACGCTGGGGCCAGTACACCTCGGACCAGGTCTTCGAGCGTTGGGTCAAAGAGCATCTCTCGTCCCGCTTGCAGATCTTCGACGGCAGTAAGGAGTGTTTTGATAAAGAGCCGTTGTCCTGCCTCCCAGCGGTTGAAGGAGTCTTGGTCGTGAAGGAGGAGAAAGCGCAAATCGTTGTCGCTATACTCGTAGTTCAGGCGCACCGGGGCTGAAAATCCGCGCAGGAGAGAGGGTACGGGTTGCGTCTTGATACCGGTGAAGGTGAAGGTCTGTTTGGCCTCGCGGATATGGAGAATGGTGGTTGCAGCAGGGTCGAAAGCTTCCCCATGGCCATCGGACAGGGGCATATCCTTGCCATCGGGTCCGAGGAGGCCGAAGACAACGGGAATGTGGAGCATGGCAGCCTGGTCGCCTGCTCTTGGTGAGGGCTCTTGGCGGATGGTCAGGTGGAAGGTTTGTGCATAAGGGTCGTAGGTTGAGGTGATAGTGAGTTGTGGTGTGCCTGCTTGTTCATACCAGCGTTTGAACTGGCTTAAGTCAAGGGGGGCGCTACGGGTGTTTTCTTGCAGCGTCTTTTCCATGGCAGCGACAAAGTCATCGGTGGTGGCAGCGCCGCCATCGTGCTGTTCAAGGTAGATTTTCATCCCGCGTTGAAAGCGTTCTTCTCCTAGAATGGTGTGCAGCATCCGGATCACTTCTGCTCCCTTCTCGTAAACGGTGAGGGTATAGAAATTATTGATTTCTATATACGATTCCGGTCGCACCGGGTGGGCCATGGGGCCAGCGTCTTCGGGAAATTGGTGATTGCGTAGCATCGATACATCATGGATTCTGTGTACGGCCCGCGAGTTGGTGTCGGCAGAGAACTCCTGATCACGGAATACGGTCAACCCTTCCTTGAGGCTGAGCTGGAACCAGTCTCGGCAGGTTACCCGGTTGCCGGTCCAGTTGTGGAAATACTCGTGGGCCACTACTGCTTCAATCCCCTGATAGTCGTGGTCGGTGGCGGTTTCCGGTCTGGCCAAAATGAATTTTGAATTGAAAATATTGAGCCCCTTGTTTTCCATAGCCCCGGCATTGAAATCGTCCACGGCTACGATCATGTATTGGTCTAGGTCGTACTCCAGGCTGAAGCGGTTTTCGTCCCAAGCCATGGCTTTTTGCAGAGAACGCATGGCGTGTTCGCATTTGTCGGCGTTATGGAGCTCGGTGTAGATCTCAAGTGTTACGGTGCGACCGCTTCTGGTGATGAATTGATCACGGAGTACCGCTAAGTTGCCGGCGACCATGGCAAAGAGGTAGCAGGGCTTGGCAAAAGGGTCCTGCCAGGTTGCGGTGTGGCGACCGTTTTTGGAGGTCGTGCTGATGAGGTTGCCGTTGGCCAGGAGGACTGGATAGCGGGTCTGGTCAGCCTCAATAGTGGTGGTAAAGCGACTTAAGACATCAGGGCGATCCGGGAAGAAGGTAATTTTACGGAAACCTTCCGCCTCGCACTGGGTGCAGAACATGCCGTGCGAGCGGTACAGACCTTCTAGCGAGGTGTTTGTTTGAGGTTTGATCCGAGATGTGATGGTTACCGTAAATTGCGGTGCGGGCGCGGTAATGATCAGGGAAACGCTGTCGAGTTGATACTCCGCGGCAGAAAGCTCTTGGCCGTCTATGGCAATGGCGATTAATTCAAGTTCTCGGCCATCCAAGCGCAGGGCGGCAGCATCGGTGTCAATGGCGCTGACGGTCATGGTTGCGGTGATCAGGGCGTGATCCTCAAACAGGTTGCAGCAGAGGTCAACGGTTGCAATGTGGAAGGGGAACGGTCGGTAGTCTTTTAACAAGACTGGCTGAGGAAGAGTGCTCATGATGGGAGATAGTGTGTTGGTTGATGTTTGCTGGCGTTTGTGTCGAGTAGCGTTACATGGTGGTTTTTTTTAAGGCGCGGCTTGGGATTTTCAGGGATTGACCGACTATGATAACTTCGGCGTTGTTGAGCTGGTTATGGGCGATCAGTTCCCGTCTGCTGACTCCATAGCGTTCAGCGATCTTGTGGATAGTTTCTCCTTGCTTGACCATGTGAATTTTCGCCACTTTCTGTATCTCAGGTTTCCTTTTTGATGTTTTGGCTGACAGGGAGGCAGGGGAGCTGTGGGCTGTTTGGGGAAGATTGAGGAGATAGCCTTTGGGGACATAGTGTTTGCCGCTGATGACTGATGGTGTGAGGGCGGGATTCAGATCGGCCAGAACGGTGGGGCTGATCTTGAATTGCCCTGCCAGGATCTGGAGGCCGGTGGCTTGTTTCACTCGGATATTTTTTATTGATACAGGAGGATCCATTTGCAGGCCGGGAAAGTACTGCTGATAATTACGGGCAACATCACGAGCGGCGATGAATCCGGCATAAAAGTTTTTGGAGGCGAAGCCGAAACGACTGCCGTCATATTTTTGAAAAATAGCCTCGTAGGTGCCTAATGCATTTTTGGCTCGTTGCATGGCGGCTGGCCCGTGGTTGTATGCAGTCAGGGCCAGGGGCCAGCTCTCTAGTTTGCGGTAATTGCCTTTAAGAAACTGGGCTGCGGCATGGGTGGCCACTAAGGGGTCTCTGCGCTCGTCCACAGAGTTGTTAATAGTCAGGAACTGGCGGCCAGTGGATGGCATGAATTGCCAGATTCCGGCCGCTCCAACCTTGGAGTATGCCTGGTAGTCAAAGGATGATTCAACGTGGGGGAGGTAGGCCAGGTCAGTGGGGAGATTGTAGCTGTTGAGAATTTTTTTGATATGGGACAGGTAGCGTCCGGAGCGAATAATCCCGGCGCTGAAACGATCACTGATGCCGCGCTGAAAACGGATATTGTCTGCTGCGGTCAGAAAGGTGGCAGGTTTAGTGTGTGGCCCGAACAGGCCGGCGACCCTTTTCTCTTCAGGAGTTGACGGAATCTGTCCTTGGGCCAATCTGGAGAGGATAGCCTGGTATTTTTCCTTGATGGCTGTGATGTTACACTCATTGGCCTGTTGACCCTCGGGGGTGTCCGAGCTGTGCAGGCTGATAATCTCGTAGATGATGGCGATATTGTTTTTGTCGTGGATGAGGCCCTGCGATGAGGAGTATTTGCCGTAGACTTTCTTCCAGAAGGTAACATTTGATTCGATGCAGGAGTAGGTCGGGAATGGGTCTTTTTGGGCAGCGCCTGGGGTGGGTGCAAGCACGATGAGCATCATAAGGAAGATGCTTGAGGTAACAAGGAGTGTGAACTGTTTCATTGAGATCATTGAATAGTTATAGGGCGATGTTGAGGTGCGAGGATAGTTTTTAAGTTCTATTGGGGCATGTAAACCCATGATGGACATGGGCGATTACCTTCTTTTCTCTGACGACTTCCGCTGGTAAGACGGAGGGGCCGGCGGATGAAGAGTGGGCGTTAGTCCGGGTGATTGTTTGGGGCCGCGCACACAATCTGATTGCCTCCAGCCTTCTGCGCGGTGGTGAGGGCATCGTGGGCCATGGTAATTAGAGTATCCATTGCTATCTCGATTGAAGGGGTTACTGTCGCTACGCCTTGGCTGACACTGAGCGTGTTGCCATCGTGGTACGTGATTTGTAGTTCTTCGATGCTCTGCTTGATTAGTCTCGATACTGTCTGAGCGCCTGTCAGCGGGGTTTTCGGTAGCAGGATGGCGAATAGGCTGTCTCCGTAGCGGCAGAGAAGGTCTGTTGTTCGGCGGAGAGGGATCTGCAGGATTTGAGCGACAAGTTGAAGGCATTGTTCTCCCTTCTTTCGTCCCAGCAGTTCATTGAACTCTTGAAAGCGGTCAAGAGCCACGAAAATTACGGACAGTGGCTCGGCATCCCGGAATAAGCGTCGCCACTCCTTGTCCAGGCAGCCAGAGAAGTAGCGATGGTTGCCAACCTTGGTTAGGTCGTCGGTGATAGTTAGCTCTGCCAGCAACTTATTGGCTTCTGCCAACTCTTCAGTGGCGCGAAGGAGGTCGGCTTCCCTCTGTTTGCGGGTTTTGATTTCATTTTTCAGGGCGATGGAGGCGTTGAGGCGGGCTACTAGCTCAAGTTCCCTGGCAGGTTTGGTGATATAGTCATGAGCCCCGGCCATGAAGGCGTCATGCAAGGTCTCCGGCTCGTCCCGGACAGTAACCATGACCACCGGGATGTCCAGATAGTCGGGGTGTGCCTTGATCCGCCGACACACCTCAATGCCGTCCATGCCGGGCATTACGATGTCGAGCAGGATGCAGTCAATGGACGGTTTGGTTGTTGAGTAGGGTTCAATGCCGAGTTGGCGAAGGGCTGCCTCGCCGCTGTCGGCGCAGATCGTCTCTGGATAGCCTGATCGATGCAGAATCGATTGGAGTAACCGGAGGACGGGGGGAGAATCATCTACTATCAGTATGCTCATGAGATCCTTGTCTGAACAAAATTCGTAAGGTATGCAAAGAGTTGGGTATGGGAGTGGAGGTGAGAATGCTTAAATCAGGGGTAATTATCCAGCTCAATCCGCAAAATGAGCAGATGCCGGGAACTGTAATTATTCAACAGCGCTACAGATGCGCGAAATAAGCCTGCGAACTATAGCCCGTCTATGTGAGCAGGCTTATGACAGCTAAGCGACTGCAGGGAGACTGCGAAGCAGATGTGGTATTGTTGGATAGCTACAAATCAGGTTACCAATTTCTTGCCCATGATGCAACGGCAATGGTGAGTGGTTTTGCTGGATATTTTCTTTGATGTGTGGAATAACGGGGCAGAAACGGTTACTTGATCCGTTATAACTGACCACTTTACGAAGCTATGCACTATACGCCCATTATCGGCACATTAGGTTTTGTCCTGTCCCCTGACCGGCAGCAGACCCTGTTGGTGCATCGCACCAGTCGCGTTCATGATCCCCATTTCGGCAAGTTTAACGGTTTAGGGGGGAAGATGCGAGCGGGTGAGGATGTGGTTGCCTGCATGAAACGGGAAATTCTGGAAGAGTCGGGACTGATCTGCCTGCAGATGGCCCTGCGGGGTACCATCAGTTGGCCAGGTTTTGGTGCAAATGGCGAGGACTGGCTTGGATTTATCTTCCGGATTGATCGCTTTTCCGGAGTGCCGTACTGTGAAAACGAGGAGGGGCCGTTGGCTTGGCGTTTAATCAGCGGGTTGGCTGAACTTCCCATGTGGGAGGGGGATCGTCATTTTTTACCCTTGATCTTTGATCAGGATCCGAGAGCATTTCACGGTGTTATGCCCTATGTGGATGGCCGACCAGTCAGCTGGAGTTATTCCCGCATTTGATTGGATACGGTATTGGGAGATAAGAAAAGCCCGACAGACGGCGTGCCGTGCCTGCCGGGTCGGAGGGGCTTTGGGATGCTTCTCATGGCTCGCTTGTTCGGTTTCTCCCAACCTGGGAGAGGCAGGGCTTATCAGCCGCAATCCTGTCCGCTGTGGGGGTTGTAAGCATCAGCGGAGTTCATGAACAGAAAATCATTGACCCGCCTCAGTTGTTCCTCGTTCAGGGAGGCCCAGGAACCATCCTTGGCGCAGGCCGGGTACTGTTTGGCAAAGACTCTGTTCCATGCCCTCGAGATGAGTGATTCTGAATGAATGAATCGGGCGCCGACTGCGTTGTCTCGGGAGTGGCAGCTCTTGCACACACTGTGAAAGAGATTTCTGCCTTCTTCAATAGTTGTTGGGGTGAAGACCCGGCAGGTATTGGTTGTTGGATCAAGGCGCTTGGAAGGTCTGGCCTGAGCCACGCCCCCCAGAGCACAAAGAAGTATGCCACATGCTGCTAGGGCAATTACTTTTCGCATTGGTTGATCTCCTGGGTCAAGAAACCACTGGATTTCTGCCTGATAGTTATTCAGTGGTAGTTATTTAATATAATGCTTATTTCCCTTCTCCTTGTCAAGCGATGATTCCGTGATCTCCCTGGGGGTGGATTGGGGGAGATTGTTGACTTCTTGGCCGGATGGCAATAAGACGCCTTGACGTCAGGGGGAAAATAGCACATATGAAAGCAAAACAGTTTGTCGGTTACCGGTTTACGGTTGACAGTTGACGGCGATTGGGTTCTGCCAATGGCTGAGGACACACTGACATTGAGTATCATGCGATGATTTATGACTAACCATGATTCTTTTAACCGTAAACCGATAACTGATTACCGTTAACCTGTGTAGTTACAACAGAATAACGGTCGGTCACGAATCCTCGTAGAGGCACGAGACAAGATCGAGAGTAACCATTGTTTGGTTGGACGCAGTAGCCGTTATGCGATAACTTAAAGTACTTCCCTGCAAAGATAATAATGCCCTCTCGTGGAGGCACCATGGCGATAAAAAAAATCAAGATACCGAAACTCAACAGTAAAGAACTCCGTTATCTGCGAGGCGTGGGACATCATCTTGCTGTTCTCGGCATGATCGGCAAGGAGGGAATCACTGACAACCTGGTGAAGGCTGTTGGTGATAACCTTACTGCTCATGAACTGGTTAAGATCAGGATTCAGGATACCTGCACCATGGAGCGTGAGGAGGCGGTGGCCCAACTGGCCGCCGCTGCAGGGGCTGCGGTGGTGCAGATTCTTGGTAAAACCGCGCTGCTTTATCGTCCCAATCCCGATCTTGCTGAGGATAAGAAGATTTCCCTCTAGCGTCGGGCCATGCGAGATACACTGTACAACGATCCAAAAGTTCCGGTCGAAGATTTCCAGTTTTCGCCCAAGGTGGCTGAAGTCTTTGACGACATGCTGGAGCGCAGCGTGCCGTTTTATAAGGAGATCACGGCCATGACCGCCAGTCTCCTCGAGACCTTTGTCTTGCCTGGAGAAACTGTCTACGATCTTGGTTGTTCAACGGGAGCCACCTTGATTGAGCTTGTCCGTCGCTTGCCCCATCTTGGTTTGCAGTGTGTCGGAATCGACAGTTCTGCCGCCATGGTGGAGAAGGCGACCTTGAAGGCGGAGATATACACCAAGTCTGAACGGATGCGTTTTGTTCAGGCTGATATCCTCTCTTGTCCTCTTGAGCAGCCCGCAGCCATTTTCTTAAACTATACGCTGCAGTTTGTTCGTCCCTTGCAGCGTCCGGCCTTTATCGAGCGCTTGCACGCGTCCTTGAAGCCTGGTGGAATCTTGGTGATCTGCGAGAAGACGATCAGTCACAGTCCTGAGTTCAACCGTGCATACATTGGTTTTTATCTTGATTTCAAAAGGCGTCAGGGGTATTCGGAGATCGAAATCGCCAAAAAGCGTGAGGCCTTGGAGAATGTTCTGGTGCCTTTTTCTGTGCCAGAAAACCTGGATCTGTTGCGGAAGGCTGGGTTTTCTCAGGTTGAGACGTTTTTTCAGTGGTTTAATTTTTCCGGCTTTGTGGCCAGAAAAGAAGGTGGTCGGCAGCAATCAGCTGATTGCTCTTGATGCAGTACCTGGCGGATCTTCATATCCACTCATCCTATTCCCGTGCCACCAGTAAGGCGAGCACCTTGGCGGGACTCTTTGCCTGGGCTCGAGTTAAGGGCATTAATCTGGTTGGGACCGGCGACTTCACCCATCCTGGCTGGTTTCGCCAGCTGAAGGAGTCGCTTGTCCCCGCTGAAGCAGGCCTGTACCGGCTTCGTGACGAAAATGTGCCACCGGCGCTCGCCGGGATCACGCCCGAGGCGATTGATGTTCGATTTATCCTGACCGCTGAGGTCTCCTGTATCTATAAGCGCCATGGTCGGGTGCGCAAGGTTCATAATATTCTCTTTGCCCCAGATTTTGCGGCGGCGGAGCGGGTGAACAGCAAACTTGCCTCTATCGGCAATATCGAATCGGACGGTCGGCCTATTCTCGGTCTTGACTCTCGTGATCTTCTGGAAATTCTGCTTGAGGCATCAGGGGATGGTTTCCTGGTCCCTGCCCATATCTGGACGCCCTGGTTTTCGCTCTTTGGCTCAAAGTCGGGATTCGATTCAATTGAAGAGTGTTATGGTGATTTGACCCGGCACATCTTTGCCCTGGAGACGGGCCTCTCTTCGGATCCCGCCATGAACCGCTTGGTGTCCGCTCTTGATCGTTTTTCGCTGATTTCCAACTCTGATTGTCACTCGCCTTCCAAGTTGGGCAGAGAGGTTAACTGCTTTGCCTCTGGGTTTGATTATTTTTCGTTGCGCCGGGCCCTGGAATCTCCTGGTGACGGCGGATTTCAAGGTACGGTCGAGTTTTTTCCGGAGGAGGGTAAGTACCATTACGACGGGCATCGTCAGTGCCAGGTCTGTCTTGACCCCTTGGCCACTCGGGCTATTGATGCCATTTGTCCGGTTTGCGGGAGGCCGCTCACCATTGGCGTCACTCATCGGGTGCTGGAGTTGGCCGACCGGACAGTCCCAAGCTATCCGGCCAATCAGCCAGGGTTTGAGAGTTTGGTCCCTTTGCCCGAAGTTCTGGGTGAGATCATTGGTCAAGGACCTGCAACCAAGCGTGTGGAAGCGCTGTATGTCTCTCTGATC from Desulfobulbaceae bacterium harbors:
- a CDS encoding mechanosensitive ion channel, which gives rise to MGALEKYSDKAIELFLTYAPKLVLAIATLVIGLWIIGTVVTITQKALEKSKTDKTLVPFITSLTSLLLKMLLFISVASMVGIATTSFVAVLGAAGLAIGLALQGSLANFAGGVLILVFKPYAVGDLVEAQGHIGVVKELQIFNTILLTANNRRIIIPNGAMSNGSITNYSSEGKLRVDLTFGIAYDSDVQKAKTLLMDLVIADPRVLKTPAPQVAVSALADSSVNIVVRPWCDFKDYWDVYFDTTEKAKSVLEGNGISIPFPQRDVHLHQVSA
- a CDS encoding cytochrome C, with the protein product MKRKIAVGCLVVFSFGLAAVAVAGTGVFQVDKEFYPYYPSLLKWNKSSVNFTPPETCGECHEKQYKEWTGSVHALALKDPIYQGELNKAFKAVGHEISRQCEGCHSPAGVVTGEIKGPGLKELSPMAMAGVSCDICHSVSGVTHWQTPSHEPENGSLILTPGVDGKDGPVRIKRGPIKPADGCGDGFHECEESPLHLRAELCAGCHQVYHHDKHFPLEATYLEWKHGPYAQNEILCQDCHMVDTKTFLRSADTFQKPTREEYHHYFNGANYLLYSLASGAAKKAGDQELADNLTEKYQMAVDRLKAAADLEITPVYNNNILAEVKVRVKNIRAGHNLPTSLTNIRQMWLEITAWDEKGNILFTSGGLDGQGALPENVRVFNSDGMGSDFHFAVDPWVVTAFSRHDTIPPKGHKDVYYGINAPEGVKAVKVEAKLRYRQADQKIAEALLGAVPKDINLAEVYGLTSVPTLPVIDMVVKDVGLDAVKK
- the genX gene encoding EF-P lysine aminoacylase GenX, translating into MLKERAAIIQAVRSFFIDHGFLEVETPIRIPAPAPEAHIEPEPSGDWYLQTSPELCMKRLLAGGCPQIFQICKCFRRHERGDRHLPEMTMLEWYRAGADYRDLMTDCEGLFAALNAGRRLAQLDAGQPIDLTPPWPRLTLAEAFRLYAPISLTEAMAQGCFEEVLVCSVEPRLGHGFPVFLCDYPASQASLASLHPDNPEIAQRFELYYNGVELANGFTELTDAREQRHRFEVEQDHIHSQGRVPPPMPEPFLTDLCRMPPAAGIALGIDRLVMLLTGATNINQVVTFPPEGL
- the efp gene encoding elongation factor P, with protein sequence MYTAADLKKGLKLEIDGNPYIITDFQFAKPGKGQALYRTKMRNMVNGNMLERTFRSNDKFKKADLEERNMQYLYSQGEEFVFMDNQSFEQIHITREQLGDCINFMVDNMDAQVLLFQGAPIGVTLPISVALRVIKADPWAKGDTSGTDTKPVTIETGYELQVPPFVNEGDLIQIDTRTGEYMTRVKE